Below is a window of Zygosaccharomyces rouxii strain CBS732 chromosome C complete sequence DNA.
TTGGTACATATAGTTGAGCACCCAAGAACAATGGTGTGAACATATCTCTCTGAATAGGATCATGAGCAATACCACTCAACATGgtaaatttatcattttcagataaattgaattgcTTGGACATCCAAGAGAAATAATAAGCTAAAGAATAATGTCTACCCAAGACACCTTTAGGGATACCTTCAGAACCAGAAGTGAAAGAAAGAGTAGGATTAGAATCAGGACCTACAACAACACTTGTACGGGTATCTTTCAAGTGTTCGAAAGGAGCCAAAACATCGTTACTACCTAAGGACCCTTGTAAAGATCCGTCATCCTGTAATGCAATTGAAGGAATACGACTAACGATATCGAGTTCCTTAGTGATGTAATCCTCGACTATTTGATCTAATTCACCTGCTGCTTTAATAACAATTAACCCGCGAGGTTTAGCAACACCTAAATAGATATTCTGTCTAGCTGGTGGATAAGCTGGATCAATGACGGAGAAAGTAGCACCTGCTTTTAAGACACCCATGACACATACCATTAGATCAACACCACGAGAGGAATAAATCATGACCACATCACCTCTTTTAATACCGGTTTTTACCAAATAGTGAGCTACAATATTAGAGGCACGATTAATGTCTCTATAGGTAAAAATACGAGTCTTTGTGGAATGGAAGGGGGGTGTTTCCACGACACATGTTCTCTCTGGGAATTTTTCTGCATTATCTTGAAAGATGTCGTGGATACAACCAACGAATCCAGACCAGTTTAAATCAGCTCTTGGATTAGGTACTACACGTTCCGTGGCAGGTGTCAAGAGTGAAATCTCGGTAATAGATTGCGAAGGATCTTTCACCACACTAGATGTgaattgtaaaaattgATCTGCCATGATAGAGATTCTCTCCAAAGAGTACAGTAGTTCAttgtatttgaattcaAGTACCGAACTATTACCATTTAAAGTGTTCAAATTTAGGGCAAAATCAACACGATGGTGTTTGAAATGTtctaaattgaaatcatGATCATCTTTTAAAAACGCTAAGCGGAATAACTGGGGagccttttccaaatcttgatTCTTTTGGATCGTCTCTGATAATGAATCGAAATTTACGCCATCGGATGGGGGTAAAGATTGCAATTCCTTGTTAACCACGTCATAAAGCTGTTGGAAAGTCCAGCTAGGCTGAATGGTAAATCTTAACACTTTGTTGTCAGCAATATATAAAACGATATCATCGTCACCAGTAGTTCTGAACACTATGGACGCCCAAACGCTGAGACCCACAACGTACTTATTAGGGAAGTGAGCAGGTACGTCTAATTGAGGAATGGCCACAGAGTAAGAACCTTGCTGAGTGAATGGTTCTTGGAAAGGACGTAGATAATCATGAGGAATAACACTTAGAGTTGGATTATCCAACTTTTCAGTCCAACTTTGCATTTTGCAAAAACTTGCAGATAGGATCGAATAAGATAATAATTATTGGAGTTTAGAATAACAGACGAATAATAAAGATGACAGTTTAAACGTTTCTTATACCtctttttaaaagattCTACTTGTTCTTAGCCGTCGAAGAGTCATTACAACTTTTCGCTTTCAATAATTCCGTGGGAAAAAGGCTTCTGAAGAATGAAGAGAATTGGCACTAAACAATTGTTAATTGAAGCCATTGGCTGTTTAAAATTATCGTGGTGAGCTTACAAGAGCCTTAATAAATGTGATATTGTAAATTCTTAGAAATAATTTATAGTAATCATCTCTATGAATATAGAGATGATGTCTTTACCGCGACTCattgattattttttcttggcGTCAAAAAAATGTAGTGAAAGATGAAGGAATATTGATCTTGGAAAGGTATCACTTCGGGAAGTTTTGCCATATCCATTATCATGTAGCTTGGTATTGTTCTATCTCCTAAGAAGTCAATTAATTCCCAGGCGACTACGGGATTAGAGGCATAGGAAACTCAGGTTTCTGCAAGGTAAGTATTTAGAAAATCAGAATTTATGCTTATCATACCTTGAAACCCAGGGCACTCAATGCTTGATTGCAAGTACATAGGTCGCATAGTTCAATCTCAAGATGATCTATATTATGATTCATGAATGGAGTGTTACCAATTGTGTATTTAACGTTTGGTTCAAACAAGCACAATTTCAGTTAAATGAAATAAATAAAGATTAAAATATCATGTGTCACGAATTAGGGCATGCAAGAGAAGGGCACATATTTTGGAGTTAGGGTTTAATAGGGTACATAGAATAAATCACTTACTACGAAGGGGAGAAATTGCCCAGTATTTTGCGAAGTGAGAATTGCAAGCGAAGCACgtaattggaaaagatgcAGTAGTTCAGATGGTTCAACTAACAAATTCAACCGTTTTCTGAAATTAATAAAATTTAAGTTTATTATTATCGATTCAAGTAATCTTATGGTTCTATTGGCCTAAGAGTTCACCATTGTTGTGTCAGAGGAAGAACAGTTAgttaaggaaaagaataaacCAGTTAACCAAGAATATAAAAGAACGATAAAAAGATCAGAGAATTGAGGGGAGTACTTGTACAATTATAATTTTGGAAGAATATTTACTGTtattgatattgatattattattattatccaCAATGTCGCAGAGGAAATTGCAACAAGATATCGATAAACTGCTGAAGAAAGTTAAGGAAGGTTTTATGGACTTTGAAGAAGTCTACGATAAATTCCAATCCACAGATCCTGAAAATACTTCGTATAGGGAAAAACTGGAATCTGACTTGAAAAGGgagatcaagaaattgcagaagCATAGAGATCAAATTAAGACGTGGCTCAGTAAAGAAGACGTAAAAGATAAGCAAGGTGTTCTATTAGAGAATCGTAAAATGATTGAAAATGGGATGGAAAGGTTTAAATCTGTTGAAAAACTGATGAAAACGAAACAATTTTCCACTGAAGCGTTGACTAACCCTGATATCATCAAGGATCCTCgtgaattgaagaaaagagatcAATTACTATTTGTTCAAGATTGTTTAGAGGAGTTACAAAAGCAATTAGAAAGTCATGAAGCTCTagaggaacaagaaaaaattgaaagacaTGAATTTCATATTCATAATCTGgaaaacattttgaaattacttcaaaataatgaattggaaCCAGATGTTGTACAAGAATATCAAGATGATGTCAAATACTATGTGGAAAATAACGATGATCCAGATTTTATCGAGTATGACACCATATATGAAGATATGGGGTGTGAAATTAAACCTAATCAAGAGAATACGAACAGCAAGGATGTGACGTCAAGTTCTCCACCTCcagattcttcaaatgcGAAGGAATCCTCTAATGCTGCCACTATCGCCACAACAGCGGCAGCAGCAGGAGCTGCTTCTATTCCTAGCAGTGGTGTCTCTTCCTCCATTAATGGAACCCCTCATGGATCcaaaactttgaagaaacaagaaaaatcaccaaagaagaaaacgCAAACTGGAACAGGAACAGCTGTATCTACTACGGGAACACCAAGTCGTGTAGCATCTGCATCATTGGCCCAAGCCTCACCTACACCGGAAACCGTGACGCTAGCTCAGACGAATTCGAATACAAAGCCAGAGTCAAGTAATAACAGCAATACAAACACAAATCTAGTGAcaaataagaagaaagagataGCGCAACCACCACTGGAATTGCAGCCGCCAAAGGATAGATCAAGGGAAATCGAAGATCAAATACGCCGTGATTTAGGTGAGCAAGATGCGTTTAAAAACGAATTGTTTAGTGGAGAGTTGAAATATTGGTTACGATCCAAAAGGCCACTTATGCAACCATATGAGGAAATGCCAGAGAAGATGCTATCACAATTAGAATCGTCACTATTAAATTGTCCTGATTCATTAGATGCGGACTCTCCACATTTTTACAGAAAACCGTTATCATTACCGCATCCAACTTCAATATTTTTCCCCAATGAACCAATAAGATTTGTATGCCCAGCTGATGTTTCTCCACCGCCACCAACGCAAACAACGACGACAAGTGTTATAcaacaccaacaacaacagcgaCAACACAGTTCAtcacaagaacaaattgataatGGTGCCGATGAGAAAGATGAAGCCGAAGATATCTATTCTCGAACATCGTTAGCACGCATACTAAGGAAATTTGATCTAGATactttgttcttcatcttttatcattatcaagGTACTTATGAACAATTTTTAGCCGCACGTGAACTAGCGAAGAATAGGAAATGGAAGTTTAACAAAGTGGACCGTTGTTGGTATTATAAAGAGGTAGAAAAATTACCACCTGGAATGGCAcaaagtgaagaagaatcatGGAGATATTTTGATTACCAAAGAAGTTGGTTAGCAAGACGTTGTAATAGCgattttatccaaaatgAGGAAAACTTCgaaaaaatcttgtaaaCCTTCCCCGCCATACTATACTATGCATCCTTTTCTAATCTCTTATGtgatttaaaaattttaagttaaatcttttaatataatataatgTACATATACCTTACTTCTCAAATGCAAAGATGTAACTTTACAATTCACTATCTAAGAATGATTCACTAAAATGTGTGATTTGACGGAAATTATGTTCAAATCCATCAACACCACCGTAATAAGGATCATCAACAATAGtttcaaatttaccattactTTTATTCCAATTACCAAACAATTCTACTCTAGCTTTTGATTCCTTTGGCTGCATACGACGTAGATTGCGTAAATTCATGTCATCCATACAGAGGATataatcaaattcattgaaaTGTGCTGGTTTTATTTGCTTTGCCCTATGATCAACTGGGACTCCATGAGAACGACAGGTAGAGACGGATCTGCGATCTGGTGTCTCCCCAGTGTGCCAACCACCAGTACCAAATGAATCGATCTTACTAAATCTATCCTCCAAACCTTTACTCTTCACAGTATGGCGGAAAACTGCTTCAGCCATTGGTGAGCGACAAATGTTACCAAGGCATACGAATGCCACTGAGATCTTTTCACCCTGAGTCATGGTTCGCCGTTGATTAGTCTTTTTAATCTTCTTAACTCATGTGTTGTGTGTGTGTTTCTTTAAGATGACGAAAATGGGCTCCAACAAGTCCGAGAAGCTGCTAGCTTGAGAAGCAAGATGaccaaaaaaaattcattcaCGACAAGTCTATATTCGTGACACGTACATAAATTTACTTTATTAATATTTAACTGAGGGTTTTAGCGAAGGTTTACTTCAGCTTAAAATTCAATGGAAGGGCTTTCAAATGCTCTTCTAACTGGGGTGTAAAGAGTCTTACCCTTGTAGAAGGCAACAGTCTTTTCAGCTCTAGAAGCAACACCCTCTGGGACGAAGTCGAAGTATTTGTAGGCATCAGGACATGGAGCGGAAACACCGAATCTGTTGATACCGAAGGATTGGTGAGCGTATCTTTCCCAGCCAACTGTAGAAGCAACTTCAACAGACATGATTGGAACACCGTCTGGCAAAACGGAAACTCTGTATTCTTCTGATTGTTCGTCGAATAGGTCCAAACATGGAGCAGAGACGATACGAGCCTTGATACCCTTAGCGGCTAACACCTTAGCAGATTCCACAATCAAAGAAACTTCGGAACCAGTGGCGATCAAAACAACGTCAGGCTTCTCAACATCTTGTAGGACGTAAGCACCCTTTTGAGTCTTGACACGGCAAGAACCTTCCAATTGTGGCAAGTTTTGTCTGGACAAAGCCAAAATGGCTGGAGTGTGCTTGGATTCAATGGCGTTCTTGTAGGCACCAGAAACTTCGTTACCATCAGCAGGTCTCCAGACGTGCATGTTTGGCAAAGCTCTGAAGTGAGCCAAAGTTTCAATAGGTTGGTGAGTTGGaccatcttcaccaacaccaaTAGAATCGTGAGTTGCCACATAGATAACTGGGTGACCAGACAATGCAGACAATCTAACGGCACCGGAAGCGTAAGATACAAAGTTTAAGAAAGTACCACCGTATGGCTTGTAGTTAGCACCCCAAGCAGAGATACCGTTTAGGATAGCAGCCATACCGTGTTCTCTGACACCGTATCTGATGTATCTACCCTTGTAGGAACCCAAACCGGAAGATGGTGGTTGGAAATCTTCAGCTTCAACCCATCTGGTCAAGTTAGATGGAGTCAAATCTGCAGAACCACCGATCAATTCTGGCAAAGCGTTGTAAACTTGCTCAATGACACCTTCAGACAACTTTCTGGTTGCAACAGCCTTGTCCTTTGGAGTGAAAGCTGGCAAGGTCTTATCCCAGTCAGCTGGCAATTCACCGCTCAATCTTCTAACTAGAGCCTTACCTTCTTCAGGGTATTTCTTTTGGTATTCAGCAAACAATTTGTCCCATTTCTCGTTAGCTTCAATACCTGGTTCAGCAACGGTCTTTCTGTAGAAGTCGTAAACCTCTTGAGGAACAACAAAAGATTGCTTAGGGTCAAAGCCCAACTTCTCCTTCAATTGAGCCAAATCGTCTGCCTTCAAAGGAGCACCGTGGACACCGTGAGTACCTTGGTTCAAAGAACCATGACCGATAATGGTAGTCAATCTAATCATAGTTGGCTTATCGGTGGTTTTCTTTGCTTGCTCAATGGCGCCTAATAGAAGTTCTGGACTTTCGGAGTCGCCATCCAAATCGATGACTTCCCAACCGTAAGCCTTGTATCTCTTCTTAGTGTCCTCAGTGAAGGACAAGTTGGTAGAACCATCAATGGTGATGCTGTTGTTGTCATAAACCATGATCAAATTACCCAATTGCAAGTGACCGGCCAAGGAGGAGGCTTCAGAAGAAATACCTTCTTGTAGACAACCGTCACCAGCAAAGACGAAAGTGTGGTTATCAGAAATGGTGAAACCTGGCTTGTTGTAAGTAGCAGCAAAGTTCTTTTGTGCAATGGCCATACCAACGGCATTAGCAATACCTTGACCCAATGGACCAGTGGTGACCTCAACACCGGACAAATGGAATTCTGGGTGACCTGGTGTTCTGGAGTTCAACTTTCTGAATtgcttcaaatcttcaattctgAAGTAATCGTTGCCCACTAGATGTAGAAGGGCATATAGCAGAGCACAGGCGTGACCGTTAGACAAAACGAATCTGTCCCTGTTGATCCAGTCTGGGTTCTTTGGGTTGATGTTAGTGGCCTTCAACAATGCATGTGCTGCTGGTGCCAAAGCCAATGGGGCACCTGGGTGACCAGAGTTTGAATTACATGGCTGATCAACAGCCAACAATTTCAAGGTCCTGATGGCCAAATCGTCGATCTTGCTGAATTCGTGAGGAGCTACCATTCTTTGTGGGATTCTATGCTATCACTAAGTACTGTCTATACGTATCCCGTAATATGGAAAGTACTTACAAGACTATTAATAATCTAAAAGCGGAAAGTTCCAAGAGTTGCCTTTTGGTGGCAAATTGATTGTACAATAAAAATGGTTCCTTATATACGCATTTCCAACGGATTGCTCAAGGGGCGGGTTTTCCCTCCTAGCAACTGAGCGGGTGACCTTGGTAGAAGGGAAAATCAGCCATGGTGGGTGTGAGGGAAAAACGTCAGACCTCTGGGTGTAGGGTAACACACTCCCTATAAAGTAATTTTCGTGTCTCGGAGTATTTGAATGCATATCGTTATATACGTAAGGGTATTTTCCAACGATATTACAAGGACTAGATGCGCCTCAGTGACAAATAGGCCAGCGCGTTAAAACACCTTAGTAATTGTTCAGTTCAGTGTGTATGATTTA
It encodes the following:
- the NOT5 gene encoding CCR4-NOT core subunit NOT5 (highly similar to uniprot|Q12514 Saccharomyces cerevisiae YPR072W NOT5 Subunit of global transcriptional regulator); translated protein: MSQRKLQQDIDKLLKKVKEGFMDFEEVYDKFQSTDPENTSYREKLESDLKREIKKLQKHRDQIKTWLSKEDVKDKQGVLLENRKMIENGMERFKSVEKLMKTKQFSTEALTNPDIIKDPRELKKRDQLLFVQDCLEELQKQLESHEALEEQEKIERHEFHIHNLENILKLLQNNELEPDVVQEYQDDVKYYVENNDDPDFIEYDTIYEDMGCEIKPNQENTNSKDVTSSSPPPDSSNAKESSNAATIATTAAAAGAASIPSSGVSSSINGTPHGSKTLKKQEKSPKKKTQTGTGTAVSTTGTPSRVASASLAQASPTPETVTLAQTNSNTKPESSNNSNTNTNLVTNKKKEIAQPPLELQPPKDRSREIEDQIRRDLGEQDAFKNELFSGELKYWLRSKRPLMQPYEEMPEKMLSQLESSLLNCPDSLDADSPHFYRKPLSLPHPTSIFFPNEPIRFVCPADVSPPPPTQTTTTSVIQHQQQQRQHSSSQEQIDNGADEKDEAEDIYSRTSLARILRKFDLDTLFFIFYHYQGTYEQFLAARELAKNRKWKFNKVDRCWYYKEVEKLPPGMAQSEEESWRYFDYQRSWLARRCNSDFIQNEENFEKIL
- the LTP1 gene encoding tyrosine protein phosphatase LTP1 (highly similar to uniprot|P40347 Saccharomyces cerevisiae YPR073C LTP1 phosphatase), which produces MTQGEKISVAFVCLGNICRSPMAEAVFRHTVKSKGLEDRFSKIDSFGTGGWHTGETPDRRSVSTCRSHGVPVDHRAKQIKPAHFNEFDYILCMDDMNLRNLRRMQPKESKARVELFGNWNKSNGKFETIVDDPYYGGVDGFEHNFRQITHFSESFLDSEL
- a CDS encoding transketolase family protein (similar to uniprot|P23254 Saccharomyces cerevisiae TKL1 and to YBR117C uniprot|P33315 Saccharomyces cerevisiae TKL2 Transketolase) encodes the protein MVAPHEFSKIDDLAIRTLKLLAVDQPCNSNSGHPGAPLALAPAAHALLKATNINPKNPDWINRDRFVLSNGHACALLYALLHLVGNDYFRIEDLKQFRKLNSRTPGHPEFHLSGVEVTTGPLGQGIANAVGMAIAQKNFAATYNKPGFTISDNHTFVFAGDGCLQEGISSEASSLAGHLQLGNLIMVYDNNSITIDGSTNLSFTEDTKKRYKAYGWEVIDLDGDSESPELLLGAIEQAKKTTDKPTMIRLTTIIGHGSLNQGTHGVHGAPLKADDLAQLKEKLGFDPKQSFVVPQEVYDFYRKTVAEPGIEANEKWDKLFAEYQKKYPEEGKALVRRLSGELPADWDKTLPAFTPKDKAVATRKLSEGVIEQVYNALPELIGGSADLTPSNLTRWVEAEDFQPPSSGLGSYKGRYIRYGVREHGMAAILNGISAWGANYKPYGGTFLNFVSYASGAVRLSALSGHPVIYVATHDSIGVGEDGPTHQPIETLAHFRALPNMHVWRPADGNEVSGAYKNAIESKHTPAILALSRQNLPQLEGSCRVKTQKGAYVLQDVEKPDVVLIATGSEVSLIVESAKVLAAKGIKARIVSAPCLDLFDEQSEEYRVSVLPDGVPIMSVEVASTVGWERYAHQSFGINRFGVSAPCPDAYKYFDFVPEGVASRAEKTVAFYKGKTLYTPVRRAFESPSIEF